Below is a window of Camelina sativa cultivar DH55 chromosome 11, Cs, whole genome shotgun sequence DNA.
GAGAAAACAATatcagtgatgatgatgagagtcTCTAGTTGTATCGGAGGGTCTTGCATGGAAGAATAGAGAATGAAGTTGAGCCAAGGATGACTTGCCGATTTTACCAATGAATCTGAACTGATTATGGTGTCCGGCAAGTTGACCTTGgctctgtttccttctcttcttttcgaTGTCAGACTCCGAATATGTGAGTAGCATGATTTTGTACCAATATCGTCGTGAATTGTTATCAAACTTTGTAAGTTTTTCGCTGAATTCTTTTGCAAGCATTTGATGCACGCTAATAGCTTTTGCGCCATATATTCCTTTTACTCTACGTAAATGTGGATGTGTCGGTTATGGTTTACCGTTTATTGAGTGAGTTATACAtataaggttttggtttttaaggtttaaaaatatgataaaatcaCTCAGATTCTATGCTAATTACAGTTCATATTTTTCAGGTTTAAACATATAGGTTTGGCTTAGTTCAGTTTAATTCTTCAAGTCCACCCTTAATTCCAGAGTTTAATTTATGTTGACAGTTTTAGTTTCATAATTATCATAGTTATAATTAACTCAGGAACAACGGCAACGTAAACTACCATTACacattaattatttgttataacAAAAAGAGTGTTCTTGGATGTTTTAATAAAGATCTTAGATCTTTGTTCATGATCATGCTCTAGAAAGCTTTGGTTTTGCAGAAAAGATTCGGTTAAGAGTCGCCGCCAGGCGGATTCCGCCTTGTGCAAGCCTCTTCTCTACAACGGGTAACCGAGAGACGAAATAGTAATCTGAAGAGAGAAACGTGAGAGAAATCAGAATATCAAACTAACCAAAGCATTGTTGCATATTAGAAAAGCTAAAGAAGATCTTGTTTCATAGTGACTGGTCTTTAAATGCTCAGAGAGTGTAAGTTATATATACCTCCTAAAGTAGTCCCTGCGGTGGCGTTCCTGTAAGCATACTTGCAGGCAAGATCAATGCTTTCAGAAGCATACCTTAATACATCAAAGAACATACAGAATCAAACAACTTTCTCTGCTAAATCAGCAACTTTTACAGATCTTTTACCGCGGATTCTTGCAACTAACACATATGcaaatgaaaaagattatatGCTTACAGATTTGGGCAGGTCGCTTGGTTAATTTGACATGATGCCCACGCAGGAACATCATTTGACCAGCCGTTCTATATATAATGAAGCCAGCAATTACAAGAAACAATCACAGTGAGTTGAGTCTAACTTGGATATGGTTATAACTTGATCAAGATGACTAAAGAAAGTAATACTATACCTTGAGTTTGGTTTGAAGGGCATGTATCATGCGTGGAAGGCTTGAATTGTAGTATGTTACAAGAGCAGACTCAATTATCATGTCATCCCACACCTTCACAATTTAAAGGGGTTCACAAGTTGGATCAGTAGAAAAACTATAGAATACAATTATCTTGATTTTTCAACTTCCAAAGTTTTATATCCTTCCTGTTAAATTCCTTGCAAGAGCATCAGGAAGGACGTAACGTTTTTACCATCCACATGACTTACACGGTGCAAATTAGTTTCCTGGTTGTACCAGTggacttttattttgttaccaCCTAGATCTCCAATAAAACCTTCATGTAAAGGCTGTGGAAAATCCAAAATCCACAATCAAAATTAGCCATATATACACTAAACTCAGTTTCAGTGTAATTAGACTAGTCTCCATTGTATATAAACTCAGAACATCACTTGGTTGAGAATATGATTAGTCTGAAAATTGCAAAAAGGGACTAACTAACTGAGTAACCTGATGGATATCTCCCATATAATGTGATAAGAACATGAGAGCCTCTGTCAAGTTATCTGCAAACGAAAACAAAAGACTAACTCACAAAACTATGCTCCTTGTGTAACTCACAGAACGAATTACTAAAACCGAAACATAAATAATGGTATACAGATTCACATAAGCTAACTCACAGTGGACTATACTCTGAGAGTTTACAGAGGCAGACATTAGTTGGTTTGTGTAATTGAAGATTGCTCCTGTAACACACCAGTCTTTAGGGCAGTCCCCTttcacaaaaatacaaaaagaaatagacATTTATGCTAATGTCAAAAGAGAAACatgaataaaatttgaaagaaaaaagaactcaCGAGAATACTCATAGTTGCATTTGTAATCAGGTGTGTCAGCAAAATGCAAAGCACTAGTCCATCGCCATTGAGGTAGCTTTTTGATTTCATCAGGCCATGAGCAAACAGCTGCTAGCTCACCATCTGCATAATCAGGCAGAAGTTTCTTCACTGCAACTACTGTATCTTCCTCAAAATAACCCTAAAGGTCCAAAGAAGAGTGCGTAAGACTCAATGATAATGcctcaagaaaaaaaagctctcctttttttttccctctcaaTCTTAACAACAGAGTATTAAATTGATGTTCAAGATTCTTACAACAATCTCAAAGTATTAAAGCTCTCAGATCCATTTAAGACAATTTTAGAGCTAAGCTTATAATTAGAAACgaattttaaacaaatcttTTCACCTGAGCTATTTTGCAGACAGAGTAATGACCATCATCTCCCCAACACAGAGCTCCATGAACTAGCTGTGTAAGTACTAGTATACTCACAATCCACATTCTCAGCGACAAACCCATTCTGATAAAAGATTTcaacaaagaaagcaaaaaagatggttttttttttttttaagatgagAGCCGGATTCAAGAAGATAAGAAGGAGAAGTCAAGGAGTTTTGCTTACCTCGAAAGACGTGGATTTTATCTATCTACTTCCGCCAGTATACTTCCATTGATATAGTAGTATCTTATAAAtgtatgaataaaaaaatgtaaaggaGAGTTTGTTATATAGCACTTGTTTGACCTACTGTTGTTGTTGAGTCATTTAAAACGAGTCTCACCCGAAAAAAAGTAACGGCCAGTTTTCAACTTCATAGTGATTTTCACATGtttatttggttgtttgtgtgatttaagtaacaacatttaaataaaataagcaGTTAATCATACATATAGTCTAATAAAGAAGTAATAATGATGGATTTAGGAGATGAATAGTTTAATACTAGTCAATGATTATCATACACATGTTAATTAAAACCAGCTTGTGATAACTTTCCCAAGATCTATCCTTTTCCAGTTTCAAGTGCCTGAAGCTGATACACATCGGACAGTTTTGGTTTAAGTAAAGCATTGCATAAACTTAACTAACTTTACATGAGCTAAGGAGCTAATAGAGTAACTGCAAATGTTACTTGGGGATCTTGTTCTCAGTTTCACGAACCAGCAACCTTTGGTTTTGAAGAAAATATACGGTTAAGAGTGGCCGCCAAGCGAATCCCACCTTGTGCAAGTCTTTTCTCCACAACGGGTAAACGAGAGAGGAAATAGTCATCTGCAGAACAGACATGAGAGAAATTCTAAGATCAGGGCATTACATACCAGTGTATAACTGAGATGAACATGTGTGGGTAAACAAAGCTAAGATCTTGTTACAGAGAAAATACTGTTTGTCCAAAGTTCAACCTAATGTTGCCTATATACTTTTGAAAATGCAGTGCCCAGGGAATAAGTATACCTCCTAACGTAGTCCCGGGTGTAGCGTTCCTGTAAGCATACTTGCAGGCCAGATTTATGCTTTCAGATGCATACCTGAACACATCGATCAACAATGATGTAATTAGGAAAAGAATAAGACAGCTGTAACTATATTTCTCCACTATTCAACAACTTGCTAGATCTCTTAATGCaaattctttttccatttttctgcTTCTAATATCACTGCAAAGATAATGATATGCTTATCTTGATTTTTGAAAGGAAATGACATATATCTATATGCTTACGGATTTGGACAGGCCGTTTTGTTAAGTTGACATGACTCCCACGATGGAACATCATTTGACCAGCCGTGCTATATTCAACCAGCAGTTAAAGCAAAAAATCAATGTGAGTTGATTGGTTATATAACATACTGGCACTAGAGCTcccccaaaaaaagaagaaagatagataGTACCGTAAGATTGGTCTGAAGTGCTTGAATAAAGAGTGTA
It encodes the following:
- the LOC104722894 gene encoding endonuclease 3, which codes for MGLSLRMWIVSILVLTQLVHGALCWGDDGHYSVCKIAQGYFEEDTVVAVKKLLPDYADGELAAVCSWPDEIKKLPQWRWTSALHFADTPDYKCNYEYSRDCPKDWCVTGAIFNYTNQLMSASVNSQSIVHYNLTEALMFLSHYMGDIHQPLHEGFIGDLGGNKIKVHWYNQETNLHRVWDDMIIESALVTYYNSSLPRMIHALQTKLKNGWSNDVPAWASCQINQATCPNLYASESIDLACKYAYRNATAGTTLGDYYFVSRLPVVEKRLAQGGIRLAATLNRIFSAKPKLSRA